One segment of Toxoplasma gondii ME49 chromosome VI, whole genome shotgun sequence DNA contains the following:
- a CDS encoding GDP mannose 4,6-dehydratase, putative (encoded by transcript TGME49_238940) — MEGENEPRRALITGITGQDGSYLSEFLLEKGYEVHGILRRCSTFNTERIDHIFDKLKLHHGDLLDSSCLCNIIASVRPHEIYNLAAQSHVKVSFEMPEYTSKVTGLGTLRLLEAVRSAGLTKETRIYQASTSELFGRVQESPQSETTPFYPRSPYGIAKLYAYWTVVNYRESYGMFCVNGILFNHESPRRGKTFVTRKITRAVAQIVKGVQDSLVLGHLDSWRDWGHAKDYVKVMWMMLQQESPQDFVIATGEQHSVREFCEIAFAFAGRHIKWEGEGLNEKGVDKETGKELISVSPVYFRPAEVESLLGDASKAKKLLGWEPTTTFYELVYDMLRSSFEEVGLTLPSFDECMRRVSLSPADGKVQKA, encoded by the exons ATggaaggcgaaaacgaaCCCAGACGCGCCCTTATTACAGGAATCACCGGCCAGGATGGATC GTACCTCAGCGAGTTTCTCCTTGAAAAAGGCTACGAAGTTCATGGCATTTTGCGGCGATGCAGCACCTTTAACACGGAGAGAATCGATCACATTTTTGACA AGCTGAAACTCCATCACGGAGACTTGCTGGACAGCTCCTGCCTTTGCAACATCATCGCGTCAGTTCGCCCCCACGAGATCTACAACCTCGCGGCTCAG AGCCATGTGAAGGTCTCCTTTGAGATGCCGGAATACACTTCCAAGGTGACAGGCTTGGGCACCCTGCGACTCTTGGAAGCAGTGCGCTCTGCTGGTCTtacgaaggagacgcgcat CTACCAAGCCTCGACCTCAGAGCTGTTTGGACGCGTCCAAGAGAGCCCCCAGTCCGAGACGACTCCTTTCTATCCTCGCTCTCCCTACG GCATAGCGAAGCTGTATGCGTACTGGACGGTTGTGAACTACAGAGAGAGCTACGGCATGTTCTGCGTCAATGGAATTCTCTTCAACCACGAAAGTCCACGAAGAGGCAAAACGTTCGTCACCAGAAAAATTACAAGAGCCGTCGCACAGATCGTCAAG GGTGTTCAAGATAGCCTCGTCCTGGGTCACCTCGACAGCTGGAGAGATTGGGGTCACGCAAAGGATTACGTGAAAGTCATGTGGATGATGCTTCAGCAAGAGTCGCCTCAAGATTTCGTTATCGCCACAG GGGAGCAGCACTCCGTCAGGGAATTCTGCGAGATCGCCTTCGCGTTTGCCGGCCGCCACATCAA GTGGGAGGGCGAAGGCTTGAATGAGAAGGGTGTggacaaggagacagggaaggaacttatctctgtttctccagtTTACTTCCGCCCGGCAGAAGTCGAGAGTCTCCTTGGCGACGCTAGcaaagcgaagaaactgcTGGGCTGGGAGCCGACCACGACTTTTTAT GAACTTGTGTATGACATGCTGCGTTCGAGCTTCGAGGAGGTCGGTTTGACGTTGCCTTCTTTCGatgaatgcatgcgtcgcgtgtctctctcacctGCGGACGGGAAAGTCCAAAAGGCGTAA
- a CDS encoding hypothetical protein (encoded by transcript TGME49_238930) has translation MKKAKTTNRVGGRRGQTRPSRKPGRTGRGNRTQRDEPMERKRSEIASTSPPTQKARGSPQASSASACLPLFPCSSYFRVLLLGVFDRPVVDLPPLFGALHDSLGVASETERGEKTTESGMKERNEDAQTAGEECVRGDETRSVEEPGAGWEAETKKQRRAAPLFTDADGDLVLVRRPVARLRERNAMQEKAKKARSFSTASGKKKAEKIDERLAGADTEGAKLRSLSPSPRQTQTGGEEGEETRAMRGQRGEIEEKEERGERCREAIKEAETTPALEGSKHDGRLFSRSSLSSPPSVTTSSSPPSASLALVSSRPSGSPRFSCSSPQLVAMPFAVCQCESPTAVSLVGRQLWTGGLLLVNFLLDLLLSGAVSSCSSLLTLPASDLPARLSGAQTRRRLATGEETSRSSPLSVPVRLHAGACVSTLQSKNAEARRHSPSSRQGAPAKWRPSRREEGEDIQRDRGEGEKEDGEEGQERQETKERQVAKGDDLVERGRSLTILELGCGVGLLGGALPSILEAVDHLRWASKQRQPCTEETEKAPASSHSPSSPASESRSPSSGPSSGFASAPQPLCSPVSADPSRSCCSLCAVSPARCCRDAPTGNETRGEEERRPEKQDRQRCLDAVNLLLTDADEGALAFAAATVCLNGGKLSTAASAKAEASDEEEDDSGKRGEGRRDQGEREQKHEEGREDEDGKSGVGEADEERGVRKPSLSLWRSRHGIDRYSEGRQTSTLSPSSTDREGDTQQVIEKLLSRPRLWGVPTFSFGASERNRRLKVTVRKLVWGSGHKSAAFSERPKERPTVTTKRKKGNARCPSTDVAETRQGSLTSLTELKEEEISTQASRRLQARRQTPADNQGETASGEDMRVQKTEGQFSEVAFAEKGNLLILAADALYDYKSCDGFAVEVASLLRKHRPVRKGRILRSSSGASCGRSPYHLVESPHLSSPSRWSYGVKSRGAFLSSREQPSGAEKRARTLSAGDQQPGKTRAEKTNRFQQVRCFLCHTRRVGISCPTSTVPVDVFAEYFRERFVRNVVIAGEVREGEVDEGDEKGDAAGEREERGRCRRKEEETACETRRGGDFRGDTEMKRRGKPPEAGGSDRDEIAEEERDAGSASDTSENSRSKIRKQRAITDTNPSSEPEEQNVLRKRRETVRLTDKLARCRRRDGSPQNLIAKAEIELGPPPWFDLVLHKRPPIRIVPLTSVLLPRGDNVSTCVLQPCSQTKLCTAPESCCRRSLSRKGSKGGGPKNEPAQGAAERQSGQQTRRSKREKSEEESGWRISQHDKEEHRRGAEMRSRTVSTNQNSTQTEGTFQKRSHSYLGRIARRHRETAVDGTQRVDSFVPGDIRTCSASVETQLHMTRDGDRKKVDGTAGRNVSSDLGQFLHANELTLPQIDKTLLSMLPCTLKELLDSQWKRVTRVSVSVAGTEGYRKEEDCSNNDVNHRSTSMEHIAQHSVLARVFDKDEDETSEFWLFREEESCLENRHDTEHSSQVTRHVKTSFDESRGLLQFSHIDQNCADTTGVVSSFLGTKEDFGGSPRDLSTSSVQIGQPNRLQGSDSGMPPTTWRSASWLSEALKMAEVWELRLCEDKR, from the exons atgaagaaggcaaagacgaCGAACAGAGTGGGCGGCCGACGCGGACAGACGCGACCGTCCAGGAAGCCGGGAAGGACAGGTCGAGGCAacaggacgcagagagatgaaccgatggagagaaagcggtCTGAAATCGCGTCGACTTCTCCACCAACGCAGAAGGCAAGAGGCAGTCCACAGGCTTCTTCAGCATCTGCGTGTCTCCCCCTTTTTCCTTGTTCTAGCTACTTTCGCGTGCTTCTTCTGGGCGTCTTTGACCGGCCGGTAGTTGATTTGCCTCCGCTCTTCGGAGCCCTTCACGACTCCTTGGGCGTTGcctcagagacagagaggggagagaaaacgacagagagtGGAATgaaagagcgaaacgaagacgcgcAAACGGCAGGTGAAGAGTGTGTGCGAGGGGACGAGACACGAAGCGTGGAAGAGCCAGGCGCAGGAtgggaggcagagacgaagaagcaacgcaGAGCAGCTCCTCTCTTCACTGACGCTGACGGCGATCTCGTGCTCGTCCGGAGACCCGTCGCTCGGTTGAGGGAGAGGAACGCAAtgcaggagaaggcgaagaaagccaGGAGTTTCTCGACTGCAtctgggaagaagaaggctgaGAAGATCGACGAGAGACTCGCCGGCGCTGACACAGAAGGCGCCAAGCTGCGaagcctgtctccgtccccgAGACAGACCCAGacagggggagaagaaggcgaggagacacgcgcgatgaggggacagagaggcgagatcgaggagaaggaagagagaggggaaagatgcagagaagcgatAAAAGAAGCGGAGACCACACCAGCACTCGAGGGAAGCAAACACGACGGACGTCTCTTTTCaaggtcttctctctcgtcgccgcCATCTGTAAcaacctcttcttccccgccgTCTGCATCGCTTGCGCTGGTTTCCAGTCGTCCGTCTGGGTCTCCAAGgttctcctgctcttccCCTCAGTTGGTGGCAATGCCCTTCGCTGTGTGTCAGTGTGAGTCCCCcacagctgtctctctcgtggGGCGCCAGCTGTGGACGggcggccttcttctcgtgaaTTTTCTCTTGGACCTTTTGCTGTCTggagctgtctcttcctgctcgtctctcctgaCCCTGCCTGCCTCTGACCTCCCGGCGCGTCTCTCCGGGGCGCAGACACGCAGGCGGCTCGCtacgggagaagagacctCTCGgtcgtctcccctctcggTTCCTGTGAGGCTTCACGCAGGcgcctgtgtctccactctgcAGTCCAAGAACGCAGAAGCAAGGCGGCACAGTCCATCATCCCGGCAGGGAGCGCCTGCGAAATGGAGACCttccagaagagaagagggggaagacatccagcgagacagaggcgaaggagagaaagaagatggcGAAGAGGGGCAAGAGCGAcaagaaacaaaagagagacaggtggCGAAAGGCGACGATCTTGTCGAGCGTGGAAGATCTTTGACGATACTGGAACTCGGCTGTGGCGTCGGTTTGCTCGGGGGTGCTTTACCCTCGATTCTTGAAGCCGTCGACCATCTGCGGTGGGCCAGCAAACAGCGTCAGCCGTGTActgaggaaacagagaaag ctccagcttcttctcaTTCTCCATCTTCGCCTGCGTCCGAGTCTcggtcgccttcttcgggtCCCTCCTCCGGCTTTGCCTCTGCGCCGCAGCCCCTCTGTTCTCCAGTTTCTGCTGATCCGTCGAGAAGCTGCTGCTCGCTGTGCGCTGTGAGTCCAGCACGCTGTTGCCGCGATGCCCCGACTGGAAACGAAACgcgaggggaggaagaaagaaggcctGAAAAACAGGACAGACAGAGGTGTCTTGACGCAGTGAATCTCCTCCTGACCGACGCTGACGAAGGAGCCCTCGCTTTCGCGGCCGCCACGGTGTGTCTAAATGGCGGGAAGCTCTCGACTGCGGCAAGTGCAAAGGCCGAGGCTtcggacgaggaggaggacgacTCAGGcaagagaggggaaggcagacgagaccagggagaacgcgagcaaaagcacgaagaaggcagggaagacgaggacggcAAGAGCGGGGTAGGGGAAGCTGACGAGGAACGAGGCGTCAGGAaaccttctctttcgttgtGGCGATCGAGACATGGAATAGACAGATATTCAGAGGGGAGGCAGACGTCCACGTTGTCTCCGAGTTCGACCGACCGGGAGGGTGACACTCAGCAGGTGATTGAGAAGCTGCTTTCGCGTCCAAGGTTGTGGGGCGTTCCAacgttctccttcggggcctccgagcgaaacagaagactGAAGGTCACAGTGCGCAAGCTCGTGTGGGGATCCGGGCACAAGTCTGCAGCTTTTTCAGAAAGGCCAAAAGAGAGGCCCACAGTGAccacaaagagaaaaaaaggaaatgcGCGCTGCCCAAGTACAGATGTGGCTGAGACGCGACAAGGGAGTCTGACTTCGTTGACGGAGTTAAAAGAAG AAGAAATCTCTACGCAGGCCTCGAGGCGTCTGCAGGCGCGGAGGCAAACGCCGGCAGATAACCAAGGCGAGACAGCATCGGGCGAAGACATGCGTGTCCAGAAGACAGAAGGGCAATTTTCGGAAGTCGCTTTTGCGGAGAAAGGGAATTTGCTGATTCTGGCTGCCGATG CTCTCTACGACTACAAGTCTTGTGACGGGTTTGCTGTTGAAGTGGCGTCTCTTTTGCGGAAGCACAGGCCAGTTCGCAAAGGGCGCatccttcgttcttcttctggagcATCTTGTGGTCGTTCCCCTTACCACTTAGTCGAATCCCCTCACCTCAGTTCGCCATCCAGATGGTCATATGGGGTCAAGAGTCGCGGTGCTTTTCTGTCCTCGCGAGAACAGCCAAGTGGCGCCGAGAAAAGGGCCAGAACGCTCTCGGCAGGCGACCAGCAACCGGGGAAAAcacgagcagagaaaaccaaCAGATTTCAACAAGTAAGGTGTTTTCTCTGCCACACACGGCGTGTGGGCATCTCCTGCCCTACGAGCACCGTCCCCGTTGATGTCTTTGCAGAATATTTCCGCGAACGGTTTGTAAGAAATGTAGTTATCGCTGGCGAGGTGCGAGAGGGGGAAGtagacgaaggcgacgaaaaagGTGATGCAGCTggcgaaagggaagagaggggcaggtgcaggagaaaggaggaggaaacagcatgcgaaacaagaagaggaggagacttccgcggagacacggagatgaagagaagaggaaagcctCCAGAAGCGGGGGGGAGCGACCGAGACGAAAtagcggaagaagaacgagatgCCGGTTCAGCTTCTGATACGAGTGAAAACAGCAGATCGAAGATCCGAAAGCAGAGAGCCATCACGGATACGAATCCCAGTAGCGAACCAGAAGAACAAAATGTCCTTAGAAAACGCAGGGAGACGGTGAGACTCACAGACAAATTAGCTAGGTGTAGGAGACGCGATGGGAGCCCACAGAACCTCATAGCCAAAGCAGAAATAGAGCTGGGACCGCCTCCGTGGTTCGACCTGGTTCTTCATAAGCGCCCTCCTATTCGGATAGTGCCTCTAACTTccgtccttctccctcgaggAGACAACGTAAGCACTTGCGTGCTTCAGCCCTGTTCTCAGACGAAGCTTTGCACCGCGCCGGAGAGCTGCTGCCGCCGGTCTCTATCACGAAAAGGGAGTAAGGGTGGGGGTCCGAAGAACGAACCAGCACAAGGGGCGGCAGAAAGGCAGAGTGGTCAGCAAACCAGAAGAAgtaagagagaaaaaagtgaagaggaaTCTGGATGGAGGATATCTCAACACGACAAGGAAGAACACAGGAGAGGAGCGGAAATGAGGAGCCGCACAGTCTCTACTAACCAAAATTCTACCCAAACGGAAGGAACGTTTCAGAAAAGAAGCCACTCTTATCTTGGCAGAATCGCACGGAGACACCGTGAAACAGCAGTAGATGGTACTCAGCGCGTCGATTCGTTCGTTCCAGGTGACATACGGACATGCAGTGCGTCCGTCGAAACTCAACTACATATGACTCGGGATGGTGACCGCAAGAAAGTAGACGGCACTGCCGGCCGGAATGTGTCTTCTGATCTCGGCCAGTTCCTTCACGCAAATGAGTTGACGCTGCCCCAAATCGACAAGACACTTTTGTCAATGTTGCCATGCACATTGAAAGAGCTTCTGGACTCACAGTGGAAAAGAGTTACGCGTGTCTCTGTCAGCGTGGCGGGCACAGAGGGatacaggaaagaagaggattGCTCTAACAATGACGTCAATCATCGCAGCACATCGATGGAACACATAGCTCAACACTCTGTGTTGGCTCGGGTCTTTGACAAGGATGAAGATGAAACTTCAGAATTTTGGTTGTTtcgcgaagaggagagctgTTTGGAGAACAGGCATGACACCGAACACAGTAGTCAAGTGACGAGACATGTGAAAACGTCTTTTGATGAAAGTAGGGGCCTGTTGCAGTTCTCGCATATTGATCAGAACTGTGCAGATACCACAGGAGTggtctcttcgtttctgggGACGAAGGAAGACTTTGGAGGGTCACCCCGGGATTTGTCCACCAGTTCTGTTCAAATTGGACAGCCAAACAGGCTACAGGGATCTGACAGCGGCATGCCGCCAACGACATGGAGAAGTGCTAGCTGGTTGTCTGAGGCACTGAAAATGGCGGAAGTATGGGAACTCCGACTGTGTGAGGATAAGCGGTGA